TGGGCCAATCCGAATTCCTTTTGTATTACTGTCCACATGGGCAGTGGTCGGCGATATGCCATATACAATCCAATGCGTGAATCCATCAGGTAGAGGCGCATCCGGATCATGACAAATCACGGCCAACTCCACAGCGTCACTTGGTACGCCGCTAATTAATAAAGACGGAGCAATATTGCCCTTGTCAGCAGCATATCGCTCCGGAATCATTTCGAGAGACCGAAAGTCGCTACTCTCAATACGAAGATCTTTAATATTCACCATAGCTGAACCCCAGACACAAGATTGAAGAAGATGCTTCTGCATCTCCTTCTTTATTCAAGCGCGCTTATCGGCGATTGGCTACCAGGAGGAAACGCGCCGGAGTGGATCGTATCGCGCGGTCTCGAAGGCCTCTCGGTGTTGTTGATTTCCCTGCGAAAGAACCCGATTAGCAGTAAGGTCCTTCGACAACGCCTGGCAGCGATCGGTAATTGGCTTCATGCGCTGCTGCCAAGATTTTAATCCGGTCTCCACATCTGGAATTTCAGACAGCTCCATTGCAAGGCTGTATGCGTTTACCATCGCGCAGCCGGCACCTTGCGCTAACGAAGGACACATCGCATGACCAGCGTCACCGACGAGCGCGACGCGCCCTGCTGTCCATTCGTCGAGATAATTTGTTTCGTAGCGATCATATCGAGGCGATGGAACTTTAGCCGCTTCTCTGAGAACTGGCTCGAGAAATGGAAACATCTCCGCCCACGTTTCTAAATGAAGCGGAACCTGTGACCCACCAACATCATCGGCGGGTGCCATAAGTCCCAGATACAGCTCTTCATCGTTACACGGCGCATATAGTATGCGAAGAACGCTCGGCCAAAAGTTCCACATATCGATCATATTGTCCCAATCACCACTCCCGAGTGCTGATTTCATACGGGGCACAATAAGCCGAATAAGACCATCTCTCGAAACATCTCTGACCATCTTGAAGCCGATTGAGTCACGCACCTTGGAGCCAACACCGTCCGCGCCAACTACCAAATTGCTGGATAAGCGTTCTCCCGACGCCAGTGTTACGTATCCGTCCGTTGTGGCACTTACAACTTCAGAGTTTACGCGAATGTCGACACCTACATCGATCGCTCGTTGAACAAGAGAATTGTGAAGGTGCTTTCGAGTCATAACGCGCCAGGGCATTCCGCCAAACGTTTCACGAGACTTTACGGCATTATGCAAACGCGTTTCGTATACAGGAGGCGTCATCGAGCCGTTCAGGACGGCTTCCAGAACGCCTAGACCTTCAAGAACTCGAAGGCCATTGTGCCAAAGCACAATTCCTGCACCAAAGGCACGCAGTTCCGGCCCTTTCTCGTGCAGCCGAACCGACCACCCTCGTTGTCTCAGGGCAATTGCTGCAGTCAGGCCAGCAAATCCCCCGCCGGAGATTTCCGCGTGACGGTCTTTAGGAAACTTGAGCACACTAGTCATCGTTACCACCATATGAATATTCGATTGATATTATCGCCGATCTAGGCAGAAGGCTTCGATCATTCGTGTTACAAGGTCAGCGGCCTCTTCGTTCACATAATGATCGACGCCCTGAACTACGTAAGTAGACAAGTCCGGACGAAGATCGCGTGTCTTTTGAAAAGCTTCTTCGGAAACAAAGCTACTCTGCGCCCCACGAACAATCATCGCTGGACATTTCACGCGTAGCATAGAGGTTTCGAGCTCTTCTCTGAGGCCAATTACAGTTTGAACCATTGCACTCGGCGAAGCGCGAGGTCTCCATAGACCATCTTCTTCGACATATGCAGACTCAACACGCGTTCGAATTGCAGTGTCTGGCATTAATCTGTACCGATCACGAAGGTACTCCGTGATCTCCTCGCGAGAACGAAATCTGCGGTCTCCGGCAACTACGCGCTTTTCCAGCGCGTCGAAGACCTCGTTCTCGATAAATGGTGTAAAATCGATAGGTACGATTGATTTCACGAGATCGGGGTATAAGGCTGCCACGGCGATGCTGTTGCGCGATCCAAGTGAGTTGCCAACGACTGTTGCTGGCTCACCTCCATAAGACGCAATTATTTTCGCAATATCTTCAGCGAAGTCTCCGGCAGCGTATCCAGCATCGGGTTTATCACTCAACCCGTGTCCACGCTGATCGATCGCAACACATCGAGCCCGCCCAGACAAATTAAGAAGTATGGGGTCCCATATCGCGGAATTTGACGTAACTCCATGCAGAAAAATAATTAGCTGTCCTGAGCCAACCTCTCTCAGATTCAATGTCAATTGGCCAAGATTGACACGCCTAGTCGATATAGTTGCTTTCGTCATTATTGTTTCCTACTTAAGCGAAATAGGCCCGTTTAATCTCATCAGTGCGTAACGCTTCCTCTATGTCGCCTGACCACACGGCGCGACCCGCAGCCAAAACTACGCAGCGTTCTGCCACTGATTGCGCTATCTCTAGATTCTGCTCAACGAGAAGAATACCGATGCCGGAAGCGCGAATTTGCTCCAGTATCCCGATGAGGGATCTAACAATTCCTACGGCGAGGCCCGCTGATGGCTCGTCGAGCAGTATCACTCGAGGGTTAGTTACCAGTGCTCGACCGATTGCGAGCATTTGCTGTTCTCCACCCGATAGCAGGCCCGCGTTTTGCTTTCGGCGCTCCGCAA
This sequence is a window from Beijerinckia sp. 28-YEA-48. Protein-coding genes within it:
- a CDS encoding NAD(P)/FAD-dependent oxidoreductase; the protein is MTSVLKFPKDRHAEISGGGFAGLTAAIALRQRGWSVRLHEKGPELRAFGAGIVLWHNGLRVLEGLGVLEAVLNGSMTPPVYETRLHNAVKSRETFGGMPWRVMTRKHLHNSLVQRAIDVGVDIRVNSEVVSATTDGYVTLASGERLSSNLVVGADGVGSKVRDSIGFKMVRDVSRDGLIRLIVPRMKSALGSGDWDNMIDMWNFWPSVLRILYAPCNDEELYLGLMAPADDVGGSQVPLHLETWAEMFPFLEPVLREAAKVPSPRYDRYETNYLDEWTAGRVALVGDAGHAMCPSLAQGAGCAMVNAYSLAMELSEIPDVETGLKSWQQRMKPITDRCQALSKDLTANRVLSQGNQQHREAFETARYDPLRRVSSW
- a CDS encoding alpha/beta hydrolase, coding for MTKATISTRRVNLGQLTLNLREVGSGQLIIFLHGVTSNSAIWDPILLNLSGRARCVAIDQRGHGLSDKPDAGYAAGDFAEDIAKIIASYGGEPATVVGNSLGSRNSIAVAALYPDLVKSIVPIDFTPFIENEVFDALEKRVVAGDRRFRSREEITEYLRDRYRLMPDTAIRTRVESAYVEEDGLWRPRASPSAMVQTVIGLREELETSMLRVKCPAMIVRGAQSSFVSEEAFQKTRDLRPDLSTYVVQGVDHYVNEEAADLVTRMIEAFCLDRR
- a CDS encoding YbhB/YbcL family Raf kinase inhibitor-like protein, which codes for MQKHLLQSCVWGSAMVNIKDLRIESSDFRSLEMIPERYAADKGNIAPSLLISGVPSDAVELAVICHDPDAPLPDGFTHWIVYGISPTTAHVDSNTKGIRIGPNGLNSCEYFGPQPPTGHGAHHYYFWIYALNTKVTGTPTRQEFLTLYGNNILEQNRVVALYENAA